In a genomic window of Tripterygium wilfordii isolate XIE 37 chromosome 8, ASM1340144v1, whole genome shotgun sequence:
- the LOC120003392 gene encoding probable NADH dehydrogenase [ubiquinone] 1 alpha subcomplex subunit 5, mitochondrial: MFLRAIARPLMAKVKETTGIVGLDVVPSAREVLIGLYAKTLKEIQAVPSDEGYRKAVESFTKHRLTVCQEEEDWEKIEKRLGCGQVEELIEEAQDELKLIEKMIEWDPWGVPDDYEVEVIENDAPVPKHVPLHRPGPLPEEFYNTLEAVRKTETPAAESQLKE, translated from the exons ATGTTCTTGCGGGCGATTGCACGGCCATTGATGGCCAAGGTGAAGGAGACGACCGGGATCGTGGGGCTCGATGTGGTACCCAGCGCGAGGGAGGTATTGATCGGGCTGTACGCTAAGACCCTGAAGGAGATCCAGGCTGTGCCGTCGGATGAGGGGTACCGGAAGGCGGTGGAGAGTTTCACGAAGCACAGGCTGACGGTTTGTCAAGAGGAGGAGGACTGGGAGAAGATCGAGAAGCGCCTCGGTTGCGGTCAGGTCGAGGAGCTCATTGAGGAAGCCCAAGATGAGCTCAAGCTCATCGAGAAAATGATCG AGTGGGATCCTTGGGGTGTTCCCGATGACTATGAGGTTGAGGTTATAGAGAATGATGCGCCAGTTCCAAAGCATGTTCCTCTTCACCGGCCCGGACCTCTCCCTGAGGAGTTCTACAATACATTGGAGGCTGTCCGCAAAACAGAGACACCTGCTGCCGAGTCACAGTTGAAGGAGTAG
- the LOC120004558 gene encoding probable WRKY transcription factor 27: MDIEINLLPIIWWAPYLTILESQRKSKNVPKFQYPSPPINNYNKQFTNSVLSKSQRRPFFLSLTNRTSSIQLNCSVFESFMVDCLIRMADWDLSAVVRSCNSTTQNGLNQDPLAFLASLPYELENELQFSFPNLVDSTSNFDFDELQDSYMPFLLPQPRTSSIFNGIQHQTPLQQPTNNKKPTNSAFVFGESSYSQQQRRPKNPERSPALARSRPSRPRKRKNEQKREVCHVTAEKLPSDLWAWRKYGQKPIKGSPYPRSYYRCSSSKGCSARKQVERSNRDPNMFILTYTGDHTHPRPTHRNLLAGGTRNKVRNTGSKNDTAQASTAADRKSEEVEEHEFEGCDEALIPNLAINDDLFAELRGLGCARAVDENFPPWSPGSSAATAGAGGG, translated from the exons ATGGATATAGAAATAAATTTGTTGCCCATAATATGGTGGGCCCCTTATTTGACTATTTTAGAAAGTCAAAGAAAAAGCAAAAATGTGCCAAAATTCCAATACCCATCTCCtcctataaataattataacaaACAATTCACAAACTCAGTGCTCAGCAAAAGTCAGCGCcgtcctttcttcctctctctcacaaaCAGGACATCATCAATTCAATTGAATTGTTCTGTGTTTGAAAGTTTCATGGTCGATTGCCTGATCAGGATGGCAGATTGGGACCTCTCCGCGGTGGTCAGGAGCTGCAACTCCACCACCCAAAATGGCCTAAACCAAGACCCATTAGCCTTtctagcttctttaccttatgaacttGAAAACGAACTCCAATTTTCATTCCCCAATCTTGTAGACTCCActtcaaattttgattttgatgaattgCAAGACTCGTATATGCCTTTTTTACTCCCCCAACCCAGAACCTCCTCCATTTTCAATGGAATCCAGCATCAAACCCCACTACAACAACCCACCAACAACAAGAAACCCACTAACTCTGCTTTTGTATTTGGAGAATCCAGCTACAGCCAACAACAGAGACGGCCAAAAAACCCAGAGAGATCTCCAGCACTAGCACGATCGCGCCCATCCAGACCAAGGAAGAG GAAGAACGAGCAGAAGAGGGAGGTATGCCATGTAACAGCAGAGAAACTGCCATCGGACTTATGGGCCTGGAGGAAGTACGGACAAAAGCCCATTAAGGGCTCTCCTTACCCAAGAAGCTACTACAGATGCAGCAGCTCAAAGGGGTGTAGTGCGAGGAAGCAGGTGGAGAGAAGCAACAGGGACCCCAATATGTTCATTCTCACATACACTGGGGACCACACACATCCAAGACCCACGCACAGGAACTTGCTCGCCGGCGGTACCCGAAACAAAGTCCGAAATACCGGAAGCAAAAACGACACCGCACAGGCCTCTACTGCTGCGGACAGGAAGAGTGAGGAGGTTGAGGAGCATGAGTTTGAGGGTTGCGATGAGGCTCTGATTCCTAACTTGGCTATCAACGATGATCTCTTCGCGGAGTTGCGAGGACTTGGTTGTGCCAGAGCGGTTGATGAAAACTTCCCTCCATGGTCTCCTGGTAGCTCTGCCGCCACGGCCGGTGCAGGTGGTGGCTAA
- the LOC120003286 gene encoding uncharacterized protein LOC120003286, whose amino-acid sequence MASPQKRPQNHHNNHFQFVHSTATAFLSPPKMAQSPPSKVCVPLLFRNSSSESSQPDSLSSSNPASVKGVSSGDSGSGFPSTVRIAGLNANGKGGGPAFVGQVFSMCDLSGTGLMAVSTHFDIPFISKRTPEWLKKMFATVTKSERNGPVFRFFMDLGDAVTYVKKLNIPSGVVGACRLDLAYEHFKEKPHLFQFVPNERQVKAANKILKTNTQNGGNRRVDGVPVFSAQNLDIAIATTDGIKWYTPYFFDKNMLDNILEDSVDQHFNALIQTRHVQRRRDVIDDNMAADVLEEIGDSLLEPPEIQEVMDEMGHSGLPLSVISKAAEIQLLYAVDKVLLGNRWLRKATGIQPKFPYMVDSFEKRSAFSIQRASESTSSPANSEREDGSSELALEDNVGVDLQKGPDFRFPFGDWARHPWLKQQLKPQKGSDTRAERLSRGSINHTEYSSPLLPKITMVGISTGEVGQMSKASLKKTMEDLTRELEQTEQGSSSDESSGNEYKIEDRDPLFVANVGDYYSRMGRMAKAGSARWVGQGND is encoded by the exons ATGGCTTCGCCACAGAAGCGACCGCAGAACCACCATAACAACCACTTTCAATTCGTTCACTCAACCGCCACCGCCTTCCTATCCCCTCCTAAAATGGCACAGTCTCCGCCCTCCAAAGTCTGCGTACCTCTATTGTTCCGGAATTCATCCTCCGAGTCCAGTCAACCCGACTCGCTGTCCTCTTCGAATCCTGCTTCCGTCAAGGGCGTCTCCTCCGGGGACTCTGGATCGGGGTTCCCGTCCACGGTCAGGATTGCAGGGCTCAACGCGAATGGGAAGGGCGGTGGACCTGCCTTTGTGGGTCAGGTCTTCAGCATGTGCGATCTTTCCGGGACCGGTCTCATGGCGGTCTCTACCCATTTCGATATTCCCTTTATTTCTAAGAG GACACCCGAGTGGCTTAAGAAGATGTTTGCAACGGTTACCAAGAGCGAGAGGAATGGCCCCGTGTTCCGTTTCTTCATGGATTTAGGCGATGCAG TTACATATGTCAAGAAGTTGAATATTCCGAGTGGTGTGGTGGGGGCTTGTCGGCTTGATTTAGCATATGAGCATTTCAAG GAAAAGCCTCACTTATTTCAATTTGTTCCAAATGAGAGACAG GTAAAGGCGGCCAACAAAATTCTTAAGACAAACACACAAAATGGTGGAAACAGAAGGGTTGATGGCGTTCCTGTCTTTAGTGCTCAAAACTTAGATATTGCAATTGCTACTACGGATGGGATTAAGTG GTATACTCCatacttttttgataaaaacaTGCTAGATAACATTCTTGAAGACTCCGTTGACCAGCATTTCAATGCTTTAATTCAAACTCGGCATGTGCAACGGCGACGAGATGTAATAGATGACAACATGGCAGCAGATGTGTTGGAAGAAATTGGAGATAGCCTATTGGAGCCCCCAGAG ATTCAAGAAGTAATGGATGAGATGGGACATTCTGGATTACCTTTGAGTGTTATATCTAAGGCTGCTGAAATCCAGCTTCTTTATGCAGTTGACAAGGTACTCTTGGGTAATAGGTGGTTGCGAAAAGCCACCGGCATTCAACCAAAATTTCCGTACATGGTTGACTCTTTTGAGAAAAG AAGTGCATTTTCTATTCAAAGAGCCTCTGAATCAACAAGCAGTCCTGCCAATTCTGAAAGAGAAGATGGTAGCTCAGAGCTTGCATTAGAAGATAATGTCGGAGTCGATCTTCAAAAGGGACCAGATTTCCGATTTCCTTTTGGAGACTGGGCTAGACACCCATGGTTGAAGCAACAACTTAAACCCCAGAAGGGATCTGATACAAG AGCCGAACGCTTATCAAGAGGATCCATAAACCATACTGAATACTCTAGTCCTCTTCTTCCAAAGATTACCATGGTTGGCATCTCAACTGGAGAAGTAGGGCAAATGAGCAAAGCTAGTTTGAAGAAAACGATGGAAGATCTGACAAGAGAATTGGAACAAACTGAACAGGGGAGTTCATCTGATGAGAGTAGCGGTAATGAGTACAAAATTGAAGATAGGGATCCCTTATTTGTGGCAAATGTGGGTGACTACTATTCTCGCATGGGCCGCATGGCAAAGGCAGGATCAGCTCGATGGGTTGGCCAAGGGAACGACTAA
- the LOC120004575 gene encoding pentatricopeptide repeat-containing protein At4g21190-like: MLCSRYPLPLFANRVESIRIPSSTYSLVVRAAKGPRPRYPRVWKTNKRIGTISKSAKLVHCVRGLSNVKEEVYGALDSFVAWDLEFPLIVVKKALRTLENEGEWKRIIQVAKWMLSKGQGKTMGTYYTLLNALAEDGRLDEAEELWKKLFSEKLESTPHNFFDKIISIYFKRDMHEKLFEVFADMEELGVLPSAPIVSMVGKVFLKLGMLDKYDKLKKKYPPPKWEYRYIKGKRVKVRAKRQYEFDVTNMESNQVSNANSEADEASSNELDRPNNNESDQVGTNLVSNQLSLEDETSSDELNGDDRGVSQDGESILDCNESFKGAETSSDKVSVEATYPLNQSDAISAFIWDWQIAV, translated from the exons ATGCTTTGTTCGAGATATCCTCTGCCACTCTTTGCAAATAGAGTTGAATCCATTAGAATTCCGTCTAGCACATACAGTCTTGTG GTACGCGCCGCAAAGGGTCCCCGACCAAGATACCCTAGGGTTTGGAAAACAAATAAGAGGATTGGGACAATCTCCAAGTCAGCAAAGCTTGTTCATTGT GTAAGAGGATTGTCAAATGTCAAGGAGGAAGTTTACGGGGCTCTTGATTCCTTCGTTGCTTGGGACTTGGAGTTCCCTTTAATTGTGGTTAAGAAAGCATTGAGGACTCTTGAGAATGAGGGAGAATGGAAAAGAATCATTCAG GTGGCAAAGTGGATGTTAAGCAAGGGTCAAGGGAAGACTATGGGTACCTATTACACTTTACTAAATGCTTTAGCAGAGGATGGGAGACTTGATGAAGCTGAAGAGCTCTGGAAAAAACTATTCTCTGAGAAATTGGAAAGCACACCTCATAACTTCTTCgataaaattatttctatttACTTCAAGAGGGACATGCATGAGAAATTATTTGAG GTATTTGCGGACATGGAAGAGCTTGGCGTTCTGCCAAGTGCTCCCATTGTTTCAATGGTCGGTAAGGTGTTCTTGAAACTAGGCATGTTGGACAAATATgacaaattgaagaagaaatacCCACCACCAAAATGGGAGTACCGATATATCAAAGGAAAGCGTGTGAAAGTTAGAGCAAAGCGTCAATATGAATTTGATGTGACCAACATGGAATCCAACCAGGTTTCGAACGCAAACTCTGAAGCAGATGAAGCAAGTTCAAACGAATTAGATCGGCCTAACAACAATGAAAGTGATCAAGTGGGTACTAACCTGGTTTCAAATCAGTTGTCCTTGGAAGATGAAACAAGTTCAGATGAACTCAATGGAGATGACAGAGGAGTAAGCCAAGACGGAGAATCTATCCTCGACTGTAATGAATCATTTAAGGGAGCTGAAACTAGTTCAGACAAAGTCAGTGTTGAAGCCACATATCCTCTCAATCAGTCTGATGCTATTTCAGCATTCATCTGGGATTGGCAGATTGCTGTTTGA
- the LOC120004201 gene encoding NAC domain-containing protein 82-like — MGKLPPGFRFHPTDVELVKYYLKRKVLGKKLHFKAIAEVDIYKFAPWDLPDKSPMRYGDLKWYFFCPSEKKYASGARFNRSTEFGYWKTTGRDRPVHYNSELVGMIKTLVFHRGKAPKGDRTDWVMHEYRLEDRELADNGAIRVAYVVCVVFQKDGLGPRNGAQYGAPFREEDWSDDEEEVNIGGAVSPGETSTPALSLPFNQNSSIATSSHGLESMFTGPSYVPCPPIVCHSDCEMLPPITGDSMVLMESESQCIGSLSAPRLTGGASSGYEMLSPLSGSNMVLAESVQPGDDEILSLLASFAGQNDLFFNENDYEKLDCCNDTGIVEAALCSEGIDIYNGLADLINFEGPSSIGYGNFFSDYETGFPAPRSNEEPYVELIDLDRSFGATESESGNLGSLNGQSCHGYDISAAGGEESYLELLDLDTPF, encoded by the exons ATGGGCAAGTTGCCTCCTGGTTTTCGGTTTCACCCGACTGATGTGGAGCTAGTGAAGTACTATCTGAAAAGAAAGGTATTGGGGAAGAAACTCCATTTCAAAGCCATTGCAGAGGTTGATATTTACAAGTTTGCCCCATGGGATCTTCCAG ATAAGTCTCCTATGAGATACGGAGACCTGAAATGGTACTTCTTCTGTCCGTCTGAGAAGAAGTATGCAAGTGGGGCCAGATTTAATCGTTCCACAGAATTTGGATACTGGAAAACAACAGGAAGGGACAGGCCTGTTCACTACAATAGTGAACTTGTGGGGATGATAAAAACGCTGGTTTTTCACCGAGGTAAGGCACCGAAAGGAGACCGTACAGATTGGGTTATGCATGAATATCGCCTTGAGGATAGGGAGCTGGCTGACAATGGAGCTATTCGGGTTGCGTATGTTGTGTGTGTAGTTTTTCAAAAAGATGGCCTGGGCCCCCGAAATGGTGCGCAGTATGGAGCTCCATTTAGGGAGGAAGATTGGAGCGATGATGAGGAGGAAGTTAATATTGGTGGAGCTGTGTCTCCTGGCGAAACCTCTACACCGGCCTTGTCTCTGCCTTTTAACCAGAACAGCTCCATTGCAACAAGTTCGCATGGCCTGGAAAGCATGTTCACTGGGCCATCTTATGTTCCATGTCCTCCAATTGTTTGTCATTCTGATTGCGAAATGCTTCCCCCTATTACCGGGGACAGCATGGTCTTGATGGAGTCTGAAAGCCAGTGCATTGGGTCACTTAGTGCTCCTCGTCTTACGGGTGGTGCTTCTTCTGGTTATGAGATGCTTTCTCCACTCTCTGGGAGCAACATGGTCTTGGCGGAGTCTGTGCAGCCTGGGGATGATGAGATTCTTtcactattggcttctttcgcAGGAcaaaatgatttatttttcaatgagAATGACTATGAG AAACTTGATTGTTGCAATGATACTGGAATTGTTGAAGCTGCACTGTGTTCAGAAggaattgatatttataatgGATTAGCTGACTTGATCAATTTTGAAGGGCCAAGCTCTATTGGCTATGGCAATTTCTTTTCTGATTACGAAACTGGGTTCCCTGCTCCTCGTAGCAATGAAGAACCGTATGTGGAGCTGATTGATCTGGATAGGTCCTTTGGGGCTACTGAGTCCGAGTCAGGTAACCTGGGCAGTTTGAATGGCCAAAGTTGTCATGGCTATGATATCAGTGCCGCTGGTGGTGAAGAATCATATTTGGAGTTACTTGATCTGGATACCCCATTTTAA